From a single Adhaeribacter swui genomic region:
- a CDS encoding contractile injection system tape measure protein, giving the protein MHAVAINKEVFEFSCTQEQKARIVQQEFVHYLAPQLHALILKIVTERFPQTNLQIDFLEIDLGQIAPLELSQATTLIKFEQEFTQQLINYKNNILLAGKLQPEFESLLIDNSDGSLRNFQQDAYNPGGAAVRLINKLASQKLQFTLQQEWQLVKTFLETGDVPWWIDKSQSLNLDAIINRVAKQQPGKFKDFLKNQPLHTFVWQRLNENCKPTTREKIRELKQEYLLPEKAGFTFSQANTDYAPVFSMFSREQSIRLKTLFRRLYRESEAEQKKNQGYKILELSGLNWVQQAVLFEWLPAAEFKIVQAYFATPTIHRRFPEKRKVQQALQLLSPLQLNFLLFPGLLPTNPSAGNPALLSKQTEPAAFFKNSQSAPQKIRGLKDLPTSFSGKSNRLFGWAGNKNLPDKPAQENPGAKPLNLENTRYTLPQSTKIVGKPALTIPAKKLSLDDHFTSPNLTLTPRFSSLKPAKENVKIVNPELLVPAPGASKIYSTEIPDKATGPIFKKLAFADPQLKAWCHQLAPKELRQLKRLFTRPHTDRRVLIGALMNQPVANISALFQVLANVSGICQILFFETEKPQKPGGTPAFTKRAAANQQVKRMQQIQAQVQEIFQNLHVPEQVVLQDILGNVPDDSWIDKMNLRRILSQLPPESLSFMQALTELPTADLQLLATLNQSPPENIWQQEQTLKYYVDNAGLCLLAPYLPGLFTHLDYLENKKFKNVRAATRAMQVLQYLVTGKRQAPEYSLPLTKVLCGYHSGISPAGKVRLTSKELAEADSLLQAVIQHWKALKNTSPLGLQQTFLQRPGILTENEKHWTLQVEPRGPDLLLTTIPWGFTLIKLPWMSKMLQVEWEGSAY; this is encoded by the coding sequence ATGCATGCGGTAGCGATAAATAAAGAAGTATTTGAGTTTAGTTGCACCCAAGAGCAAAAAGCCAGAATAGTGCAGCAAGAATTTGTGCACTATCTGGCGCCGCAACTCCATGCGCTAATTTTAAAAATTGTTACGGAGCGCTTTCCCCAAACAAACCTGCAAATTGATTTTCTGGAAATAGATCTGGGCCAAATTGCTCCGTTGGAATTAAGCCAGGCGACCACCTTAATAAAGTTTGAGCAGGAATTTACGCAGCAACTTATTAATTATAAAAACAACATTTTACTGGCGGGTAAACTGCAGCCGGAGTTTGAGTCACTTTTAATTGATAATTCTGACGGTTCCCTAAGAAATTTTCAACAAGATGCCTATAATCCGGGAGGGGCTGCGGTTCGGTTAATAAATAAGCTGGCCAGCCAAAAGCTGCAATTTACGCTACAGCAGGAGTGGCAACTGGTAAAAACTTTTTTAGAAACCGGCGATGTGCCCTGGTGGATAGATAAAAGTCAGTCGTTAAACCTGGATGCTATCATAAACCGGGTAGCGAAGCAGCAGCCCGGAAAATTTAAAGATTTTTTAAAAAATCAACCGCTACATACTTTTGTTTGGCAGCGGCTCAATGAGAATTGCAAGCCCACTACCCGCGAGAAAATCCGGGAGCTAAAGCAAGAATATCTTTTACCGGAAAAAGCTGGTTTCACGTTTAGCCAGGCAAATACTGATTATGCCCCGGTATTTTCTATGTTTTCTCGGGAACAGAGTATTCGCCTGAAAACTTTATTTCGGCGGCTTTACCGGGAGTCGGAAGCAGAACAAAAGAAGAATCAGGGGTACAAAATTCTAGAACTGTCCGGTTTAAACTGGGTTCAGCAGGCTGTATTATTTGAATGGCTGCCCGCCGCAGAATTTAAAATAGTGCAAGCTTATTTTGCCACACCAACCATTCACCGACGTTTCCCGGAAAAAAGAAAAGTGCAGCAGGCACTGCAATTACTTTCGCCGCTTCAATTAAATTTTTTACTGTTTCCCGGCCTTTTACCAACTAATCCGTCGGCAGGTAATCCGGCGCTACTTAGTAAACAAACCGAACCCGCTGCGTTTTTTAAAAATTCCCAAAGTGCGCCCCAGAAAATAAGAGGATTAAAGGATTTACCAACCAGTTTTTCGGGTAAATCCAATCGCCTGTTCGGGTGGGCCGGCAATAAAAATTTGCCAGACAAACCTGCCCAGGAGAATCCGGGTGCCAAGCCGTTGAACCTGGAAAATACAAGGTATACTCTGCCGCAATCTACTAAAATAGTAGGGAAGCCGGCTTTAACCATTCCCGCTAAAAAGCTTTCTTTAGATGACCATTTTACCTCCCCTAATCTTACACTCACTCCCCGGTTCTCTAGTTTAAAACCGGCAAAAGAAAATGTAAAAATTGTAAATCCGGAGCTATTAGTTCCTGCGCCCGGAGCAAGTAAAATTTATTCTACAGAAATTCCTGATAAAGCTACCGGGCCAATTTTTAAAAAATTAGCTTTTGCCGATCCGCAACTTAAAGCCTGGTGCCACCAGTTAGCCCCCAAAGAATTACGCCAGCTTAAACGCCTTTTTACCCGGCCCCACACTGACCGTCGGGTACTGATTGGCGCTTTAATGAACCAGCCCGTTGCTAATATATCGGCTTTATTTCAGGTTTTGGCCAATGTATCTGGCATCTGCCAAATTCTTTTTTTTGAAACTGAAAAGCCGCAAAAGCCGGGGGGAACGCCCGCATTTACGAAACGTGCCGCCGCCAACCAACAAGTAAAACGGATGCAGCAAATACAAGCGCAGGTGCAGGAAATTTTTCAAAATTTACATGTACCAGAGCAGGTGGTTTTGCAGGATATTCTGGGAAATGTTCCTGATGACTCTTGGATAGATAAAATGAACTTACGCCGGATTTTGTCACAACTGCCCCCGGAAAGCCTTTCTTTTATGCAGGCTTTAACTGAGTTGCCGACCGCAGATTTACAATTACTGGCTACTTTAAACCAGTCACCACCCGAGAACATCTGGCAACAGGAGCAGACTTTGAAATACTACGTCGATAATGCCGGTTTGTGTTTGTTAGCTCCGTACCTGCCCGGATTGTTTACGCATTTAGATTACCTGGAAAATAAAAAATTTAAAAATGTAAGGGCTGCCACCCGGGCCATGCAGGTGCTGCAGTACCTGGTTACCGGTAAGCGCCAGGCGCCGGAATATAGTTTGCCTTTAACCAAGGTACTTTGCGGGTATCATTCGGGTATTAGCCCTGCCGGTAAAGTGCGGTTAACCAGCAAAGAATTAGCCGAGGCCGATAGCTTGCTCCAGGCCGTTATCCAGCATTGGAAAGCTTTGAAAAATACTTCGCCTCTGGGCCTGCAACAAACTTTTTTACAGCGCCCCGGCATACTCACGGAAAATGAAAAACACTGGACTTTGCAAGTAGAACCGCGCGGCCCCGATTTATTATTAACTACTATTCCGTGGGGTTTTACTTTAATTAAATTACCCTGGATGAGCAAAATGCTGCAAGTAGAGTGGGAGGGATCTGCTTATTAG
- a CDS encoding vWA domain-containing protein, giving the protein MIKSKKWVCLTNEAHVFDEPAADGFCPLCPPYEGILEERVVFVGEEDKPRLSTDDAYDHPTGSTTAGKPKNPVPEVGLCVILMDASSSMTDQAFAVSPLTRMRLIATSAASGIFDLERMQNNPNAFVAAFKFDDRVDLMFMDTVANLLQRFDKDVKKFANYLYDELYMMQQGTDINRALQQAYIFVDKFMKKQLPDFKVRDYTPMKQIILKSSGDSLSIANVRVLIYTDGMQYDANKNKVLQDNPFKVNPIAGLNHDIVIGAFFGDENDEGCRELQSLLSNCPIHDVPQFFLFNNPAKINILKYLFRMASGASGFCPKCLEKQLYR; this is encoded by the coding sequence ATGATAAAATCTAAAAAATGGGTTTGCCTTACAAACGAAGCGCACGTTTTTGATGAGCCGGCCGCAGATGGTTTTTGTCCGCTTTGCCCGCCTTACGAAGGTATCCTGGAAGAAAGAGTAGTTTTTGTGGGGGAAGAAGATAAGCCCAGATTAAGTACCGATGATGCGTACGACCACCCAACCGGATCAACAACGGCAGGCAAGCCTAAAAACCCGGTGCCGGAAGTAGGGCTGTGCGTGATATTAATGGATGCATCTTCTTCCATGACCGATCAAGCTTTTGCGGTAAGCCCACTTACGCGCATGCGCTTAATTGCCACCAGTGCCGCCAGCGGTATTTTCGACCTGGAACGCATGCAAAATAACCCTAATGCTTTTGTGGCCGCTTTTAAGTTCGACGACCGCGTAGACCTGATGTTTATGGATACGGTGGCCAATTTGCTGCAGCGCTTTGATAAAGACGTAAAAAAATTTGCAAACTACCTCTACGACGAGCTGTACATGATGCAGCAAGGTACTGACATTAACCGCGCTTTACAGCAAGCTTACATTTTTGTAGATAAGTTCATGAAAAAGCAATTGCCCGATTTTAAGGTGCGGGATTATACCCCCATGAAACAAATTATTTTAAAAAGCTCCGGCGATTCTTTATCTATTGCCAATGTGCGGGTATTAATCTACACCGATGGCATGCAATACGATGCTAACAAAAACAAGGTGCTCCAGGATAATCCTTTTAAAGTAAACCCCATTGCGGGCCTGAACCACGACATTGTTATTGGCGCTTTTTTCGGGGATGAAAACGATGAAGGTTGCCGGGAACTGCAAAGTTTACTTAGTAATTGTCCCATTCACGATGTGCCCCAGTTTTTCCTATTTAATAATCCGGCCAAAATAAATATTTTAAAATATTTGTTCCGGATGGCTTCGGGTGCATCCGGCTTTTGCCCCAAGTGCCTCGAAAAACAACTGTACCGGTAA
- a CDS encoding protein phosphatase 2C domain-containing protein: protein MHLLVVTTVFWLLFLPGARANQANNFVRELSKKHPDSASVPGKKNNSAPVKKQNQDSVSLPNSNPTRQNLFFLKLATPSDFTIRLEPLENASGLPITDSMYVLLPRLTTNQKLPVVYKLRLIGQDSGITRNHDYRLIMQANHHFAKPQSVTSQTLLQARWQAQAAKNIAIQFSKANLTAITPAGAKDSQNDLVDKKSFSWQPYAFLLSALLGVFGLLWVASRFLVFSVKLSPAKKKFFKKSKPDLPASAPTELLLHNNATTPTPKPAVPSLRNNYPAEPLLSTPDTESRAQMPDTQFYFFTELLLTAGPRKKYMSDPEADKDLGEDVCGFVALRDQLLLWVLDGTSDQYCLRHPHSKKEYFSSRLLAQSVANKLRIAYAQVATLALDKWLSQAVAEVKEDWLQSVQALPLEEQEILRTNILNKNIPECATTILFGTLTLTGHLVAYRSGDCKMVLYTRHPPNQLAVLETSLHQKNESSNDRLFFRLVLDAAGGFEILHNSPRFEIVEQDQVCALAAFSDGIGPETETHLQALSGKTLDTIRQDLIYQLQGTDDDKVICFVEIREWPEINSNKSIA from the coding sequence ATGCACCTGTTAGTAGTAACCACGGTTTTCTGGCTTTTATTTTTGCCGGGTGCCCGAGCAAATCAAGCAAATAACTTTGTCCGGGAGTTAAGTAAAAAACATCCGGATTCCGCATCGGTCCCAGGCAAGAAAAACAATTCGGCCCCGGTAAAAAAACAAAACCAGGATAGCGTTTCGTTACCTAACTCAAACCCCACCCGGCAAAATTTATTTTTTTTAAAATTAGCAACGCCTTCTGATTTTACTATCCGGTTAGAACCCCTGGAAAATGCTTCGGGTTTGCCAATTACAGATTCGATGTACGTGTTGCTGCCACGGCTGACGACTAACCAAAAATTACCGGTAGTTTACAAGTTGCGCCTTATTGGCCAAGATAGCGGCATTACCCGAAACCACGACTACCGGCTTATAATGCAGGCGAACCACCATTTTGCCAAACCACAATCTGTAACGAGTCAAACTTTATTACAAGCCCGCTGGCAAGCCCAAGCAGCAAAAAACATCGCCATTCAGTTTAGCAAAGCAAATTTAACCGCCATTACTCCGGCTGGGGCTAAAGATTCTCAAAATGACTTGGTTGATAAGAAAAGCTTTTCTTGGCAACCTTATGCTTTTTTGCTGAGCGCTCTGTTGGGCGTATTTGGATTGTTGTGGGTCGCCAGCCGTTTCCTGGTATTTTCGGTAAAACTAAGCCCCGCCAAAAAGAAATTTTTTAAAAAAAGCAAACCGGACCTACCCGCAAGTGCCCCCACTGAATTGCTGTTACATAATAATGCCACTACACCAACGCCTAAGCCTGCTGTCCCAAGCCTGCGCAATAACTACCCGGCCGAGCCGCTTTTAAGTACTCCTGACACAGAGTCAAGAGCCCAAATGCCGGATACGCAATTTTACTTTTTCACGGAGTTGTTGTTAACGGCGGGGCCTCGAAAAAAATACATGAGCGACCCCGAAGCGGATAAAGATTTAGGCGAAGATGTTTGCGGCTTTGTGGCCCTCCGCGATCAACTTTTGCTTTGGGTACTCGACGGCACCTCCGACCAATATTGTTTGCGCCACCCTCATAGTAAAAAAGAATATTTCTCGAGCCGCTTGCTGGCACAATCCGTAGCAAATAAACTAAGAATTGCTTATGCGCAAGTAGCAACTTTGGCCCTAGATAAATGGCTGAGCCAGGCTGTAGCAGAAGTAAAAGAAGATTGGCTGCAAAGCGTGCAAGCGCTGCCCCTGGAAGAACAAGAAATTTTGCGCACCAATATTTTAAACAAGAACATTCCGGAGTGCGCCACCACTATTTTATTTGGCACATTAACGCTAACCGGCCACCTGGTGGCTTACCGATCCGGCGATTGCAAAATGGTGCTGTACACCCGGCACCCCCCCAACCAACTGGCCGTGTTGGAAACTTCTTTGCACCAGAAAAACGAATCCAGCAACGACCGATTGTTTTTTAGGTTGGTACTGGATGCGGCCGGCGGGTTTGAGATTTTACATAATTCGCCCCGCTTCGAAATTGTGGAGCAAGATCAGGTTTGCGCGCTGGCCGCTTTTTCCGATGGCATTGGCCCAGAAACGGAAACGCATTTGCAAGCGCTTTCGGGTAAAACTTTAGATACCATCCGGCAAGATTTAATCTATCAGCTACAGGGCACTGACGACGACAAAGTTATTTGCTTTGTAGAAATCCGGGAATGGCCGGAGATAAACTCTAATAAATCCATTGCTTAG
- a CDS encoding IPT/TIG domain-containing protein: MKVIIKEKEYDYFSDYPNGWLFASGDPYKFPVTIGKYTCFVKRFEKKSPEDISGWDLLLQLKGKFDPNLPRIYDIVEVEENNKFIHYIFYEFLTGETLEAAVNRNADLDLQRLTQDLFTAAVALHARNFWFSDFCEKNIFKESSGRFLLIDLDSVQPNAHLPHNSMYGDKQYWALVLNFYKIQLGYKDLRPADISGPMLNYLQIVFLILRLKIALSDKRFDYKATELYDNLPALLADTAGIFPEIFRRALTEKQQAPELLEPHEVQENIIRHIAQNNQVPYQPTQRLPEILKFATSASQVEPGQSFTLSWEVAHAHQLALYRNGNLYQEVIPETYQLIIKENYDGRTRKVEFTLRATSKAGEQSSMPVTITIAEKVIPEPALPLEQTEQQQENRQSSPITEHVLVDNPEPPILNPLNPDKPAAPIIWYFRSDAKQVVGGQSLILEWEVEPATQITLYRNNQVYARNLKNQQSLSVPEQYNAATTIISYHLVAANNQVQIKSDALVVQVIKPINPNPSRLRYIQLAVLVLFLAILGIIAVGAYSLFFPKNLKVYAVANHATEGDTLAIAGENFTRAAENVRVFFNKQPGTVLSLSAKLLRVVVPVVNTGSDITPVTLALLIDTDTVYTARQFVVKRKITLNTPPITTPDSTVIPPKPKPDNNLISQTENKLDTILAEVAEPGGLGAHSSNPGNKPEKLDKPDKTSKPGQTPPHSKPDKPVTLPPKPAPEKPQPTTHSSYTGTLPPDIYKLVTVKSNVVINQKRDGTKNLQITVQNSSAYNLDNVRVEIEYLRRNDKFLKKEILTFVRVRAHSSQTLAAPDNEKAKKANFKIVAINGQATAY, translated from the coding sequence ATGAAAGTAATTATAAAAGAAAAGGAGTACGATTATTTCTCCGATTACCCCAATGGCTGGCTGTTTGCCTCCGGCGATCCGTATAAATTTCCGGTAACCATTGGCAAGTATACCTGCTTTGTAAAACGGTTCGAGAAAAAAAGCCCGGAAGATATATCGGGCTGGGATTTGTTACTGCAGCTAAAAGGCAAGTTCGACCCCAACCTGCCCCGCATTTACGATATTGTAGAAGTAGAAGAAAACAACAAGTTTATTCATTATATATTCTACGAGTTTTTAACTGGCGAAACCCTGGAAGCCGCCGTTAACCGCAACGCCGACCTGGATTTACAACGGCTTACCCAAGATTTATTTACTGCCGCAGTAGCGTTGCACGCCCGCAACTTTTGGTTTTCGGATTTTTGCGAGAAAAATATTTTTAAGGAAAGCAGTGGCCGGTTCTTGTTAATTGACCTGGATAGCGTGCAGCCCAATGCCCATCTGCCGCACAACAGCATGTACGGCGACAAGCAATACTGGGCCTTGGTTTTAAATTTTTACAAAATACAGCTCGGTTACAAAGATTTAAGACCTGCCGACATTAGCGGGCCCATGCTGAATTACTTGCAAATTGTATTTTTAATTTTGCGTTTAAAAATAGCCCTCTCGGATAAAAGATTCGATTATAAAGCTACGGAGCTCTATGATAATTTGCCAGCTTTACTTGCCGACACCGCCGGAATATTTCCTGAAATATTCCGGCGGGCATTAACCGAAAAACAGCAAGCCCCGGAATTATTAGAGCCCCACGAAGTACAAGAAAACATTATCCGGCATATTGCCCAAAACAACCAGGTGCCTTACCAGCCTACCCAGCGGCTACCCGAAATTTTAAAATTTGCAACTTCCGCTTCGCAAGTAGAGCCCGGCCAATCTTTTACCTTAAGCTGGGAGGTAGCGCACGCGCACCAACTGGCCCTGTACCGCAACGGCAATTTATACCAGGAAGTTATCCCCGAAACCTACCAGTTAATAATAAAAGAAAACTACGATGGCCGAACCCGAAAAGTAGAATTTACCTTACGGGCCACCAGCAAGGCCGGTGAACAAAGCAGTATGCCGGTAACAATTACCATCGCGGAAAAAGTAATTCCTGAACCTGCCTTGCCCCTGGAGCAAACCGAGCAGCAACAAGAAAACCGCCAATCTTCCCCAATTACGGAGCATGTTCTGGTAGATAACCCGGAGCCACCTATTTTAAATCCTTTAAACCCAGACAAGCCGGCAGCACCCATAATCTGGTATTTTCGGTCGGATGCGAAACAGGTAGTAGGAGGGCAGTCGCTTATATTAGAATGGGAAGTAGAACCGGCTACCCAAATAACGTTATACCGCAACAATCAGGTTTACGCCCGAAATTTAAAAAATCAACAAAGCTTATCTGTTCCGGAGCAATACAATGCGGCAACTACCATAATAAGTTATCACCTGGTGGCGGCTAATAACCAAGTACAGATTAAAAGCGATGCGCTTGTTGTGCAAGTAATTAAACCCATAAATCCTAACCCGAGCCGGTTGCGCTACATTCAGCTAGCGGTGTTGGTTTTGTTTTTAGCTATTTTGGGCATTATAGCGGTAGGGGCGTACAGTTTATTTTTCCCCAAAAACCTCAAAGTGTATGCCGTAGCCAACCACGCTACCGAAGGAGATACATTAGCTATTGCGGGAGAAAATTTTACAAGGGCCGCAGAGAACGTACGCGTGTTTTTTAATAAACAGCCCGGAACCGTGCTAAGCCTTTCTGCTAAATTGCTGCGTGTTGTCGTGCCCGTTGTCAATACCGGTTCCGATATCACGCCGGTTACACTGGCTTTATTAATCGATACAGATACCGTGTATACCGCCCGGCAATTTGTTGTAAAGAGAAAGATAACGTTAAACACTCCTCCCATAACTACTCCGGACTCTACTGTAATACCACCAAAACCAAAGCCAGACAATAACTTAATCAGCCAAACGGAAAATAAGCTGGACACCATTCTTGCGGAAGTGGCGGAACCAGGCGGCCTTGGCGCTCATTCTTCTAACCCGGGAAATAAACCAGAGAAACTGGATAAACCAGATAAAACCAGTAAACCCGGGCAAACTCCGCCCCATTCTAAACCCGATAAACCGGTAACTTTGCCGCCCAAGCCAGCTCCCGAAAAACCACAGCCAACTACGCATTCTTCCTATACTGGTACTTTACCACCCGATATTTACAAACTAGTGACAGTTAAAAGCAATGTGGTTATTAATCAAAAACGGGACGGAACTAAAAATTTGCAAATAACCGTCCAGAACAGTTCGGCTTACAACCTCGATAATGTGCGGGTAGAAATAGAATACCTGCGTAGAAATGATAAATTTTTAAAAAAAGAAATTTTAACCTTTGTGCGGGTGCGCGCGCATTCAAGCCAAACCTTAGCCGCTCCCGATAACGAAAAAGCCAAGAAAGCAAATTTTAAAATTGTTGCCATAAACGGGCAAGCCACTGCTTATTAA
- a CDS encoding polysaccharide lyase translates to MKTKLLFSISLLSLFTVACETEEIVEPKEVARLTSGIEDLSYITSADKNRRNLVAEERIEPSLSGAFGRQIYTSYGFGATTSVSRSGSRSARLELRKEGSAVRSEIIFNKPTPSHGWYGMSLYMPSGNWQTEKDGDGWDIITQFHGTPDSGDGSRVPPISMSVIQGRLVLTVNYSSKRYNKNPDGRKRFDLGPVVKDKWVDFVYHIKYSYKSDGKLELWKNGSKVVSYTGPNTYNDAVTPYLKMGVYKRNWDYVSKRVIYVDDVRIGDGNSSYADVAPSGSGSSQPVDQPTSPSPSPTPTDNTSGTSGQQVVSFTLINADTDRDIKTISNGETLDLSNLPTRNLNIRANTNTTVGSVYFALSGAKSFTKVEGGAPYALFGDTNLNYAAWRPAVGSYTLKATPYSGTNKSGSAGTSLTVSFKVQE, encoded by the coding sequence ATGAAAACTAAACTACTATTCTCCATTTCTTTACTTTCATTGTTTACCGTTGCCTGCGAAACAGAAGAAATAGTTGAGCCTAAAGAGGTTGCTCGGCTAACGTCGGGTATCGAAGATCTTTCGTATATAACCTCGGCAGATAAAAACCGGCGAAACCTGGTAGCGGAAGAAAGAATTGAACCTAGTTTAAGTGGAGCCTTTGGGCGCCAGATTTACACTTCGTATGGCTTCGGGGCAACTACCTCGGTATCCCGGAGCGGTTCGCGTTCTGCCCGGCTCGAATTAAGAAAAGAAGGTAGCGCCGTTAGATCAGAAATAATTTTTAACAAACCCACTCCCTCGCACGGCTGGTACGGCATGAGCCTTTACATGCCTAGCGGTAACTGGCAAACCGAGAAAGATGGCGATGGCTGGGACATTATTACACAGTTTCATGGCACCCCCGACAGTGGTGATGGTTCCCGGGTACCCCCCATCTCTATGTCAGTAATCCAGGGTAGACTTGTTTTAACCGTTAATTATTCATCCAAACGATACAACAAAAATCCTGATGGCCGGAAAAGATTTGATTTAGGTCCGGTTGTAAAAGATAAATGGGTAGATTTTGTGTATCATATTAAATATTCCTACAAGTCTGATGGCAAGCTGGAATTATGGAAAAACGGTAGCAAAGTAGTAAGCTACACCGGACCAAATACCTACAACGATGCGGTGACTCCCTACTTGAAAATGGGTGTTTATAAAAGAAACTGGGACTATGTATCGAAACGCGTTATTTACGTAGATGATGTTCGGATTGGTGATGGTAATTCCTCATACGCCGACGTAGCCCCATCTGGTTCAGGAAGCAGCCAACCCGTAGATCAGCCAACATCTCCTTCGCCAAGTCCAACTCCAACTGATAACACGTCAGGAACCAGTGGCCAGCAGGTAGTAAGCTTTACCTTAATCAACGCCGACACTGACCGCGACATAAAAACCATCTCCAACGGCGAAACTTTAGATTTATCTAATTTACCAACCCGCAACCTGAACATCCGGGCGAATACCAATACAACCGTTGGCAGCGTATACTTTGCACTTTCCGGGGCTAAGAGTTTTACTAAAGTAGAGGGAGGCGCTCCTTATGCTTTGTTCGGTGATACTAACTTAAATTATGCCGCCTGGCGACCAGCCGTAGGTAGCTACACCTTAAAGGCTACGCCGTATTCTGGTACAAATAAAAGTGGATCCGCAGGCACTTCTTTAACTGTTAGCTTTAAGGTGCAGGAATAA
- a CDS encoding Crp/Fnr family transcriptional regulator → MPDPLLQLKQVMNATAPMPETDWEEFSSFFKPFAAKRKEVLTKAGETEKYLYFVTEGVQRIFYYDDQNREATLVFTYAPSFGGVLDALLLQQPSRYYYETLTPSVFLRAAISDILPITNQRPALSFLIRQGVTHALSGVLERLVELQCFTSEEKFRQLLRRSPHILQLVPHKYLANYLGIEATNFSKLINKVRI, encoded by the coding sequence ATGCCAGACCCATTGTTGCAACTAAAACAAGTTATGAATGCCACGGCTCCCATGCCGGAAACAGATTGGGAAGAATTTTCAAGTTTTTTTAAGCCGTTTGCCGCTAAACGCAAAGAAGTTTTAACTAAAGCCGGCGAAACTGAAAAATACCTGTACTTTGTAACGGAAGGGGTGCAACGCATTTTTTATTACGACGATCAAAACCGCGAAGCTACTTTGGTTTTTACTTACGCGCCTTCGTTTGGCGGGGTGCTCGATGCTTTGCTGTTGCAACAACCTTCGCGGTATTATTACGAAACCCTGACCCCCTCGGTATTTTTAAGGGCGGCCATCAGCGATATATTACCTATTACCAATCAACGGCCGGCTTTAAGTTTTTTAATCCGGCAGGGGGTTACTCATGCGCTTTCGGGGGTATTAGAGCGGCTGGTAGAGTTGCAGTGCTTTACTTCAGAAGAAAAATTCCGGCAACTGCTGCGGCGCAGTCCGCACATTTTGCAATTAGTGCCGCACAAGTATCTGGCTAATTACCTGGGTATAGAAGCCACTAACTTCAGTAAATTAATTAATAAAGTACGCATCTGA
- a CDS encoding DUF4345 domain-containing protein produces the protein MKTQKITQLAAQSFIALSAVSLLSVSVMAFLNPQSVMDLVGVKLPNTDAFSSIRGVYGGVGLTLFISLIYLMRRDLLKGLAFLGLLWGFYAVSRVVTVFTEGPLGDFGQQWLLIETLFFVIAISLILAVKKSTNPQTSIQYGTSK, from the coding sequence ATGAAAACGCAAAAAATTACCCAACTAGCCGCCCAATCGTTTATTGCTTTATCGGCGGTAAGCCTGTTGTCTGTTAGTGTCATGGCTTTTTTAAATCCGCAGTCTGTTATGGACCTGGTAGGTGTAAAGCTGCCCAACACCGATGCTTTTAGCTCTATACGGGGCGTATACGGAGGCGTAGGACTTACCTTATTTATCAGTTTAATTTACCTGATGCGTCGCGATTTATTAAAAGGTTTAGCCTTTCTGGGCCTTTTGTGGGGTTTTTACGCGGTATCCCGGGTAGTTACTGTTTTTACCGAAGGGCCGCTCGGCGATTTTGGGCAGCAATGGCTTTTAATAGAAACTTTGTTTTTTGTAATAGCCATTAGCTTGATTCTGGCAGTTAAAAAATCAACTAACCCACAAACCAGTATACAGTATGGCACCAGTAAATAA
- a CDS encoding DinB family protein, whose product MAPVNKYQFLDYLESRVEGHLQEAIKIFQNEIEAVLLQAAPNGGWSIAQCLDHLNGYGHFYLPLIASELQKPQLKPASEIFKSSWLGSYFTRMMEPSTGTKKFKAFKNHVPPPNLDAPVVVAEFIQQQENLLAYLKQARHVDLDTIKLPLSITKLIKLKLGDVFQFLIAHNERHLLQAKRNLAPVVKNQTHTA is encoded by the coding sequence ATGGCACCAGTAAATAAATACCAGTTTTTAGATTACCTGGAAAGCCGGGTAGAAGGCCATCTGCAGGAGGCCATAAAAATTTTTCAGAATGAAATCGAGGCCGTTTTACTGCAAGCCGCGCCCAACGGCGGCTGGAGCATTGCCCAATGTTTAGACCATTTAAACGGGTACGGCCATTTTTACTTGCCCTTAATTGCTAGTGAATTGCAGAAGCCACAGTTAAAACCAGCTTCGGAAATTTTTAAAAGCAGCTGGTTGGGCAGTTATTTTACCCGCATGATGGAACCGAGCACCGGTACCAAAAAATTTAAAGCTTTTAAAAACCACGTGCCGCCCCCTAATTTAGATGCCCCCGTCGTAGTGGCGGAGTTTATTCAGCAGCAAGAAAACTTATTAGCCTACTTAAAACAAGCCCGCCACGTAGATTTAGATACCATTAAGTTGCCTTTATCCATTACCAAACTAATTAAGTTGAAGTTGGGCGATGTGTTTCAGTTTTTAATTGCTCACAACGAAAGGCATTTGTTACAAGCCAAACGCAACCTGGCACCAGTTGTAAAAAATCAAACCCATACCGCATAA